TAACCGAGTTCATAGTTGCTGTCGGGCCCTTCACGTCGCAACCCTGCTGCGGGGAAGCAGAGGCATCGGCCAACGAGGTCCCCGCCTTACGGCCATTGGGCAACGCGCCGGTGGCCTTGCCGGCCCACGTCGACCAGGCCGCGCCCTGTCGGAACATGGTGAACCGCCGGCCGAAGCCGTCGCGGTACGACTGACACTTGTCGATGCTATACTTCCACAGCTTCACGTGCAGTGAATCCGGCTCCTCCTCGTCGTTACCGTACTTCGGCGCGGCCAGAAGCGCCCGCCGGAGTTCCGCGTATCCTTCGAAGTCGGTCTTCAATGCGTCGAGCAACTCTGGCATGGTTGCCTTTTTGTCCTCGAACACCACCTTTTTCAGCGCGATCAGCGAGTCACTCGCGTCCTGCAACCCACGATCGACAAAACACCACGCCTCCAACTGCTGGTAGCGACCGCCGCCACGGGTGGCGTCCTTCCCCTTCGCGACGCAGTCCTGCAAGAAAGCGGAGATGAATGGGAAGTAGTTGGAGTCCTCGTAGTACACCTTCTCCATGGCCCGGAAGTTGTTCAAGCAGTAGTCGTAGAAGTGATCAACCTGCTTCCGGTATGCCTCGACCAGTTCGTCCCACGTCTTGAAGTTTCTCGGATCGCCGGTCTCGATGCCGAGCTTGACGCCCGTGTACGGATCCATCCCGTTGTTCAAAGTGATTTCGATCAGTTTGGCGTGGTTGACGAACGACACCACCGCGTTACGTGTCCAGGCGAAGCTCTTCGGGTACGAGGTGTTGATGCAGCCTGCCATCGCCCATTCGCGCGCGTCATCCCACTGGACGCCGCGATCCAACAAGTACTCCGTGCCGAGGCGATCGTTGAACCACGCCGGAATTCCAGCACCGTGATCGCGGTTGCACTCGATCCCTTTCTGGAGGAACTCGGGGGCCATGGCGCGATGATAGCGGATCGAGATGTGCGGCTGATGCGTCTTGACCTGCTTGGCGACCTGCAAGATCAGGCACGACAGCTCGTTGGCGGCGTCTCGCCCGTCGCGGCCCTGCCCGCCGAGGGTGACGTTGATGAAGTAATTCGACTGGGCGATTTCCTGATGGAACCGCTTGCCGAGCAAACCCATGAACATGAACGGCTCCATGGCCGTCCATTTCATGAACATACACCCCATCAGCTCCGCCGCCTCCTGACGGGTGATCCGGCCCTCGTTGATGTCTTTCGCATAGTACGGCCACATGTACTGGTCGAAGCGTCCGACGTACGCGTTGGTGTTGGCCTTCTCGATGTCGTGACCGACCGCGATGAACCAGTACGTCTGTAAGGCTTCCTGGAAGGTTCGGGGAGGATTTGCCGGTGCCCACTCGCACACCTCCGCGATCTTCTCGAGGTCGCGCTTGCGCGCAGAGTTCTGTTCCGTCGCCGCCATCTCGCGGGCGAGTGCCGCGTACCGGTGCGCGTGTGCAATCATCGCTTCGACCACGATGATGACGGATTCGAGCCACTCGATCTTTCCCTTGTCCTTGTCGCTCAAACCCTGGCCGTTTACGCTGGCCTGGATGCGGTCGATGTGATCCTGGGCCTCCTGGACAACCCCATTGAACCCGATGGACAGGACCTTGTCGTAGTCCGCCCCGGGCGTGAAGCACATGGGCGTGTACGGCTGGCACATTCCCATCCGTGCCTCGCCAACCTTCTTCCACATGCCGCCGTCCAACGCGGTGATGATCTCTTCGGCGCGTTTGGCGGCGTACTTGTCCTTCCAGTACTCGCAGGCGGCGAGCAGCCTGGCTTTGTCCTCCGGCTCCAACACCGCCTCGGTCGTTGGCGAAGCCGTCGTCGGCGGCTCGTGCTGGTTCAAGATCCAGGCGAGATTCAGGGGGGCCAACTCGACGTTGGGAAGGGCGCCGCGCAGGAAGCGCGTCGAGCCGCCGACCAGCAGCTCGTCGTCACGGATCGCAATGGTCATATTCAGCAGCACGTTGGCAAACGCCTTCGCTCGCCGCTTCGCCGGATGCTCGCCATCGGTTTGCTTGTACGACTCCAGCATGAGCCAGGCTCGCTCGCCGCACACCGTCGGCCGCGCTTCGAAATACTGCTGCTTGAGCCGCTGGATCCTGGGCGTCAGACCGTTCAACGTGTTGATTTCATCGAGCGGAATCCGCTCCCGGACCACCAGTTCCTCCCCACGGCGGGCTGGCGTCATTTCGGGGAGAATTCTTGGTGCGATCGATTGCGCCACAGCGGTTTCCATCATCTGGCTCCTCTCTCTGCGTTCTCACGACTTCCATGTCGCACGGGTGCGTTTGCGGCTTTCGGCATAGCCCGGATTAAACCAGCTGGCCTGGTAGATGTCCAAGACAATGTTCCCATGGAATCCATACAGATCGCGTATGGGTCAGCGGCGGCGGCGGCTCTCCGCCCGAGTCCCCGCCTGGTCGGCTTCTCGCCCGCCTCCAGACGGTCCGTGCGTGAGGCTTGACGAGCGCACTGGTGTGATTGATAGCATGAGCGCATGAACCCGCGACATATCGAGTTTGTCGTTGCGGTCGCTGACCACCGCAGCTTCACCCGGGCGGCCGAGGCCGTGCACGTTTCGCAGCCATCGCTGTCCCACGCGATTGCTGAAATCGAGGAGACCCTGGGGACACCGCTGTTTCACCGGTTCGGACGCTCGGTCTCGTTGACCTCGGCCGGCAAGGCCTTCGTGGAGTCCGCGCGCCTGGTGCTGCGGGATCTCTCGGTGCTCTACGCTTCCGTCAAGGCGGTGGAGGAGTTGCGGGTGGGGACGCTGGACCTAGCGGCTCCGCAGGCGTCGGCGACGGAATTGCTGGCCCGGCTCGTGGGCGAGTTCCGCGCCCGTCACCCCGGTGTACGAGTGCGTATCCAGACGTCGGAGAACTTGCACGACATCGAGCGCTACGTGCGAACCGGCCGTTGTGAGCTGGCGCTGACGGTGGACACCGTCGAACCCCCGCTGGTGGCCGAGGTGATTGGCCGTGAGGAGCACGTCGTCGTTTTCCCGCCCGGTACGAAATTGAAGCGGCGGCCCCTCAAACACGCCGATCTCGCCGGTCTGCCCATGATCGTTCCGACCGGTGTGTATGAGTACTACGGCGGGCTGGCGCTGAAGATCACATCCCCGGACCAGGCACCCATCGTTGCCGTGGAGACGGAGTCGCGCCAAGCTTTGATCCCGCTCGTGCTGGCGGGTGCCGGTTTCACCTTCCTACCGCGGGCACTGGCCGAGGGCGCCACGCGGCAGGGCGTGGTCATGGCCGAGCTCTCCCCACCCATGCGCCGAGACATCCGGCTCGTCACTCGGCCCGGTCCGCTATCGCCGGCGGCCAAGGTGTTTGCCACTCTGGCGCGCGCCAGCGCCACGCGGCGTGCTTGATGGAGATCCCCATGACGACGTTCTCGACGACGAAGAAAACCACGCGCATACCGGAGACGTATCACGATATCCTGCTGAGCCGCCCCACCGGGCACCTGGCTACCATTCGGCCGGACGGGCAATTGTCGGTGAACCCGGTGGCCGTGATGTGGGACGGCGCGCTGGTCAGGGTCAGCACGCTCAAGTCGCGTCAGAAGTATCGCAATCTCAGCAATGATCCCCGGGTGGCGATTTCCATTCCGCACCGCGACAATCCGCAACACTACGTCGAGATTCGCGGCACGGCAGAGCTGACCGATGATGCCGACCGTTCGTTCGTGAACTCCCTGGCCCGGGCCTACATGGGCGTCGACGAGTATCCGTTCGACCGCCCGGGCGACGAGCGCGTCGTGATCACCATTCACCCCGGGCATGTTTCGGGGCTTCCGCCGGCCGCCGCCCTCCCCAACCGCCCCTGATCCCGAGCACCGCGACGACCAAACCGAGCCCGGCGCGCCTCCGACTGTGCGCCCATGTCGCATGATCGTTCGCGGCCAGACGATCGTTCCTTTTGAAGCAGATTTGAGCGTCGTGATTCTCGAGCTGCGTTATTCCTGGGGTTGTTCGATGGAATCCAAATGGGTGACCCCGTGCCTGGGTTCGATCAGGCGGGGTTCGATGTAAACCGGGCGTTCTGCTGACGAGTTCAGCGAGGGTGGTGAGCCTGCGAAGGGGTTGGCTGGCAATCAGTATGGCTGAATGGCCGCCGCCCTCGCTGATTTCCCGCCCGCAGCGGGACAGAGATGCCTTGGCCGTGAGCCACAGAGGGGTTGGCCCACGCGCACGCGCGCAAAGGCCACCATCGCACACTGCGATTCGCTCCTTAAGCAGAGGGCCAGCTTTTGCGCATGCGGAGTTGGAAGCCACAGGTGCTGTGAATGACGATTGGACACGGCTGGGAACCAACGATCTTCTGGGGCGCGACGGCGCCAGGGACACTTCACGTGGTGCGTCATCATGAGGAGTGTCCTGATCCAGATGGGTGACTGGTGCGGCTCTGAGCCGACACGAACACGAGCGAAGATCCTGGGTGCGTCATGCGTTCCGCACTAAGGCGGTGAGAAGAAAAAAGACGGCAGTTAGAAAATGATGGCGTCGCTATCGACGGGAGAGGTGTTCGCTTGTTGACAAGGGCCTTCCAATGGGTGACCCCGCTGCCGGCTTGGGGCAGGGCGCGTTCTTGCGCTTGGTGGTTCGGGGGCACATGCGCTGTTACGGCGTGCCGCTGAACGGCTGCGCCATCACCGCGTGCCACGCCGGCTGGCGTCAGCACCGCGGACGCTCAGGCATGCAACCCCGATCAGCATAGCGACGAGAGCGAGCAGTGCGCGTGTCGATACCACGGGTGCGGGAACGGGACCTCGGTGCACCATATCGCGGGCGCTGTTGTTGGCCGGGTCAGTATCGCCTTCCGTGGACACGGTCGCGGTGTTGACCATTATGAGCGGGGCGTTCTCATCGACCCTGACAGTGATGGTGATCACCAGAGGAGCAGCCTTGGGCGCCAGCGGCCCAGGGTTGACGCAGCGCACGGTGCGGATGGTCAACACCGTGCAGGTCCATCCGGGCCCACCTGCGGATACCAGCGTCATTCCGAGCGGCACATTATCGGTCACCACGATCGGGCCCGTCGTTGGCGCGTTGCCCACATTGGTCACCGTCAGGGTGAACGTCCCCACCTCACCGGCGCCGAAGGTGCCGGTGTGCGTAATCGTAA
The nucleotide sequence above comes from Candidatus Binatia bacterium. Encoded proteins:
- a CDS encoding pyruvate formate lyase family protein is translated as MMETAVAQSIAPRILPEMTPARRGEELVVRERIPLDEINTLNGLTPRIQRLKQQYFEARPTVCGERAWLMLESYKQTDGEHPAKRRAKAFANVLLNMTIAIRDDELLVGGSTRFLRGALPNVELAPLNLAWILNQHEPPTTASPTTEAVLEPEDKARLLAACEYWKDKYAAKRAEEIITALDGGMWKKVGEARMGMCQPYTPMCFTPGADYDKVLSIGFNGVVQEAQDHIDRIQASVNGQGLSDKDKGKIEWLESVIIVVEAMIAHAHRYAALAREMAATEQNSARKRDLEKIAEVCEWAPANPPRTFQEALQTYWFIAVGHDIEKANTNAYVGRFDQYMWPYYAKDINEGRITRQEAAELMGCMFMKWTAMEPFMFMGLLGKRFHQEIAQSNYFINVTLGGQGRDGRDAANELSCLILQVAKQVKTHQPHISIRYHRAMAPEFLQKGIECNRDHGAGIPAWFNDRLGTEYLLDRGVQWDDAREWAMAGCINTSYPKSFAWTRNAVVSFVNHAKLIEITLNNGMDPYTGVKLGIETGDPRNFKTWDELVEAYRKQVDHFYDYCLNNFRAMEKVYYEDSNYFPFISAFLQDCVAKGKDATRGGGRYQQLEAWCFVDRGLQDASDSLIALKKVVFEDKKATMPELLDALKTDFEGYAELRRALLAAPKYGNDEEEPDSLHVKLWKYSIDKCQSYRDGFGRRFTMFRQGAAWSTWAGKATGALPNGRKAGTSLADASASPQQGCDVKGPTATMNSVTKLDNMFIEGPLLNMKFAPGMLKKKEGVNKFAELMGTYFDKGGFHVQFNILDRDTLLDARQHPENYRNLVVRVAGYSAFWVELTPAVQDEIISRTEQLL
- a CDS encoding LysR substrate-binding domain-containing protein — its product is MNPRHIEFVVAVADHRSFTRAAEAVHVSQPSLSHAIAEIEETLGTPLFHRFGRSVSLTSAGKAFVESARLVLRDLSVLYASVKAVEELRVGTLDLAAPQASATELLARLVGEFRARHPGVRVRIQTSENLHDIERYVRTGRCELALTVDTVEPPLVAEVIGREEHVVVFPPGTKLKRRPLKHADLAGLPMIVPTGVYEYYGGLALKITSPDQAPIVAVETESRQALIPLVLAGAGFTFLPRALAEGATRQGVVMAELSPPMRRDIRLVTRPGPLSPAAKVFATLARASATRRA
- a CDS encoding PPOX class F420-dependent oxidoreductase — protein: MTTFSTTKKTTRIPETYHDILLSRPTGHLATIRPDGQLSVNPVAVMWDGALVRVSTLKSRQKYRNLSNDPRVAISIPHRDNPQHYVEIRGTAELTDDADRSFVNSLARAYMGVDEYPFDRPGDERVVITIHPGHVSGLPPAAALPNRP